From the Thermococcus sp. M36 genome, the window CTTTCTTCATGCTGTACTCCTTAACCAGGGCCTCCCCGACGGGCTTCGCTCTCTCGTTGACCGGCACGTCCATTGCCTTAGCAACATCGTCTATGCGCCCCACGTCTCCAAGTTTGGCCTTAGCTGCCGCAGCTAAAGCCGCAAATAGGAGCGCGTCCCTCACGAAGTCCCCTCTGTACTCGGTCAGAGCCAGGTAGTAGCCGTATGTGTGGAAGTGTATCCTCTTCACGCCGGTCTTTTCAGCGAGCTTGAGCATGGCTTCGGTTACCGTAATCGGGTCAACCGGGTCGTGTGAGAGGAGCTTTTCTGCAAGGGCCTTCTCTCCCAGCACATCCATTATCGAGGCCAGCTCGACCTCGTTGAGGCCGACGCTGTGGAACATGCCGAGCACCTCAACGAGGGCCTTTCTGACTGTTTCGTCTGGGGTGAAGGCGAACTCAAGATGAACGGGAATGTCTCTCTTGTTGAGGGTCTCAAGGTGTCCCCTCAAGATCTCAAGGGGCTCCCCGTAGTTCTCCTTCGTGAGCGCCTGAAGGCCGCTGATGATGGCGAGCCGGGCTTTTGAGGCTATCTCCCCAAAATAGTCCCGGAACTCGGGCCTTATGTACACGTTCGGGTTGTAGTCGTCGGCTGAGCCTATGAAGCGGTTCTCCCTCGGTGCCTCGAAGTCGAAAACCCTGAACCCGCGCGGGAACTCGTAGATGTAGTGGACGCAGTTCTCCTCGTCCCCAGCGAAGTCCTTCGGGTGGACGAGCATGAGCTTTCCATCCTCGGCCTTGGGGACATAAATCGGCCCGTCCTTGAAGAGCTCCGCCTGGAGCCTTGACAGCTGGGGAACGTGTGCTATGACTGGGACACCGTAGACTCCGCCGAGGAGGTTGGCCATTATTCCGACCTGGCCACCCATCCTGAGCTCGTCCCAGCCCCAGCGCTTCATGTAGAAGCGCACCCTGCAGCTCTCGACGAAAAGCTCCGCCGCTTTCCCGTGCCTGACACTCCAGAGAATTCCGCCGAATAGATGCTCAAGGGAAGTTATCTTCTCCGGAAGCTCCTCCGAGTATCTCAGAACTTCGCCTTTCCCTATGTCCCCTATCCGCCGCTCCAGGTCTGCGGAGTCCAGGTACTTTATGGCATCGATGTTCGTGTTGTAGGCGAGAAGAACCCCTCCAACCTTCCCGATGTTCCCGCGGACTTTATCAAAGGCCGATGAGTAAAGAGCGTCCCAGGACATTGTATCACCGGGAGTGATGTAACCATTGAAAGTTAATAAGAGTTG encodes:
- a CDS encoding ADP-specific glucokinase, giving the protein MSWDALYSSAFDKVRGNIGKVGGVLLAYNTNIDAIKYLDSADLERRIGDIGKGEVLRYSEELPEKITSLEHLFGGILWSVRHGKAAELFVESCRVRFYMKRWGWDELRMGGQVGIMANLLGGVYGVPVIAHVPQLSRLQAELFKDGPIYVPKAEDGKLMLVHPKDFAGDEENCVHYIYEFPRGFRVFDFEAPRENRFIGSADDYNPNVYIRPEFRDYFGEIASKARLAIISGLQALTKENYGEPLEILRGHLETLNKRDIPVHLEFAFTPDETVRKALVEVLGMFHSVGLNEVELASIMDVLGEKALAEKLLSHDPVDPITVTEAMLKLAEKTGVKRIHFHTYGYYLALTEYRGDFVRDALLFAALAAAAKAKLGDVGRIDDVAKAMDVPVNERAKPVGEALVKEYSMKKGVAEVNSYQLAFVPTKIVARPRSTVGIGDTISSSAFVGEFALL